A single Lolium perenne isolate Kyuss_39 chromosome 6, Kyuss_2.0, whole genome shotgun sequence DNA region contains:
- the LOC127306256 gene encoding trimethyltridecatetraene synthase has product MELPPWTPFLAVVLATVLVLITILRRGRRAYRLPPGPKSWPIIGNLNLMGALPHRSIHALSKRYGPLMYLRFGSFPVVIGSSFEMAKFFLKTHDSIFIDRPKTAAGKYTTYNYRGIAWSPYGAYWRQGRKLFLTEIFSAKRLESYEYIRREEMHALVRELHAASGHVLVLKDYLLTMNLNVISRMVMGKKYLHKEATEDGTTLEEFKWMVGEWFMLNGVLNIGDSIPWLDWMDLQGYIKRMKKLSKMFDRFLEHVVEEHDRRRCLEGESFVAKDMVDVLLEIASDPNLEVQIDRDGIKAFIQDLIAGGTESSAITVEWAMSEILKKPEVFAKATEELDHVVGRNRWVSEEDIMSLPYVDAIVKETMRLHPVAPMLAPRLSRKDVSIDGYDIPVGTRVLVCMWSIARDPVLWDSPEEFMPERFLGSKIDVKGQDFELLPFGSGRRMCPGYNLGLKVIQVSLANLLHGFAWRLPDGMAMQELSMEEIFGMSTPRKFPVEAVVDPKLAAHLYTED; this is encoded by the exons ATGGAGCTACCACCATGGACGCCCTTCCTCGCGGTTGTGCTGGCAACCGTGCTCGTACTCATAACCATTCTCCGTCGTGGCCGCCGCGCATACAGGCTCCCGCCGGGACCTAAGTCGTGGCCGATCATCGGCAACCTCAACCTCATGGGCGCGCTCCCGCATCGCTCCATCCATGCACTCTCCAAGAGGTACGGCCCTCTCATGTACCTCCGATTCGGTTCGTTCCCTGTCGTCATCGGCTCATCGTTCGAGATGGCAAAGTTCTTCCTAAAGACCCATGACTCCATCTTCATCGACCGGCCCAAGACGGCCGCCGGCAAGTACACTACATACAACTACAGAGGCATTGCCTGGTCCCCCTACGGCGCCTACTGGCGCCAGGGGCGCAAGTTGTTCCTCACCGAGATCTTCAGCGCCAAGCGGCTTGAGTCATACGAGTACATCCGCAGAGAGGAGATGCACGCGCTCGTACGCGAACTACACGCGGCCTCCGGGCACGTCCTGGTCCTCAAGGACTACTTGCTCACCATGAACCTGAACGTGATCTCGCGCATGGTTATGGGAAAGAAGTACCTGCACAAGGAGGCTACGGAGGACGGGACCACGCTGGAGGAGTTCAAGTGGATGGTTGGCGAGTGGTTCATGCTCAACGGCGTGCTCAACATCGGCGATTCCATCCCGTGGCTTGACTGGATGGACCTGCAGGGGTACATCAAGAGGATGAAGAAGCTGAGCAAGATGTTCGATCGGTTCCTCGAACACGTCGTGGAAGAGCACGACCGGCGACGATGCCTCGAGGGGGAGAGCTTCGTTGCTAAGGACATGGTTGACGTGCTACTGGAGATAGCCAGTGACCCCAATCTCGAGGTACAGATCGACCGTGACGGAATCAAGGCTTTCATTCAG GACCTCATCGCCGGCGGCACCGAGAGTTCAGCCATTACAGTTGAGTGGGCAATGTCGGAGATCCTCAAGAAGCCCGAGGTGTTCGCCAAGGCCACGGAGGAGCTGGACCATGTGGTGGGGCGAAACCGTTGGGTTAGCGAGGAGGATATTATGAGTCTCCCCTATGTGGATGCCATTGTCAAAGAGACTATGCGGTTGCACCCAGTGGCGCCGATGTTGGCACCCCGCCTGTCCCGCAAGGACGTGTCTATTGATGGCTACGACATCCCCGTTGGTACGCGTGTGCTTGTTTGCATGTGGTCTATCGCGCGTGATCCGGTGTTGTGGGATTCGCCAGAGGAGTTTATGCCAGAGAGGTTCCTCGGCAGCAAGATCGACGTCAAAGGGCAGGATTTCGAGTTGCTGCCGTTTGGGTCCGGCAGGCGGATGTGCCCTGGGTACAACCTCGGACTGAAGGTGATTCAGGTCAGCCTCGCTAACCTGCTGCACGGCTTTGCCTGGAGGCTCCCAGATGGCATGGCAATGCAGGAGCTCAGCATGGAGGAGATATTTGGGATGTCCACGCCGCGCAAGTTCCCGGTGGAAGCCGTCGTGGATCCCAAGCTCGCGGCTCACCTATACACTGAGGATTGA